The Flavobacterium johnsoniae genomic sequence TTAGAATAAGCAGCTCGCTGCTTATCGATATCGGGAGCTGAAACGATTGCCGTAGCACTTGCTGCAAGATTGCTGTTGCTGCTGATTTCCCGTGCTCCCGCTTCAATTGCATTCGCCGCCAGTTTTGCTTCAGCGACATTATCTTGGGCAAGGGCTACTGTTAAATGGGCATAGTGGCTGTATATCGCGTTTAAAATATCATCATTTATCCTGATTGCGGGATCCTTTAAAATTGGGACAGAGGCTTTATTATTCTGCTGAACCTCTTTCTTATTGTTTTCACCGTTACCGCACGCAATAAGCAGGAAGAGTGAGGCTATTGGAATTCCGATTTTGATTAATTTTTTCATTGTCTGTGTGATTGATTATTACATTTTCATTCCTGACATAGGGTTTTTGCCTTTCTTTAATATAAATTCACTGTACAAAAGATAGGCACCGGATGCAACGACGATATCTCCTTTTTTTAAACCGCTAGTAATTTCCACTTCATCGAAGGTTTCAGAACCAATAGCCACCATTTTAGGCTGATACTTGCCTTTTTCAATTTCAATCCACACATGTGTACCGCTGCCGTCTCTTATTACGGCATCTACAGGTATGGTTAATTTCATTTTTTGTTCTGATGAAGGCAGTAAAACAATTGCCTGTTGACCTGCCTGCCATTGCTTGTTTGGATTGGCAATAGCACCTCGCAGCTGTATGAGCTGTTTGCTTGTCTGCAGGGCAGGATTTATAAAATCTACCGTCATTGTTTGGGGCTGATCTTCATAACCCGAGACAATAACTTTTACTTTTTGGCCTATTTTAACTTTACCGGCATCTGCAGGATAGACATCAGCTTCGACCCATAAACGGGTATAATCTTCCAGTTTCATAATAGAGCCTCCTTCTGCTACATATTGGCCTTCTGTTATGGAAAGTTCTGCAACTATTCCTGAATACGGGGCATAATAAACAACATAAGGAGAAGCTTTTTGTTTTTTTAATAATTCATTAAGCTGTGCTTCAGATTGTCCATATAATAATAGTTTTTGTTTTGCAGCATTTTTTATTTGGGCAAATCGTTTATCCTCAGTAAAGCTTGCAGCCTGTGCCGTAGCTAGAAGGTACTCCTGCTGCAGGGCTGAAAGCTGCTCTGAATATATTTTGTACAAAGGCTGGCCTTTTCGAACGGGAACACCAGTTTCTTTTACATACAACTCTTCAATCCTTCCTGCCACGCGACTTGAAATGTAAATAGTTTGCTCAGGGTCAGTAACCAAACGTCCGTTAAGATGAGAAGAATTTGAAAATTCATTTTCCCCAGCAGTTATTGTAGTCAGATTAGCTAGTGCCTGCTGGCTCGGTCCCAAGGTTAGAAAGTCCTGTGCGTTGTTTTTTTCGAAAGGCACTAAATCCATTCCACAGATCGGGCATGAGCCGGGGCCATCTTTTACAATTTGCGGATGCATGGGGCAGGTATAGGTTTGAGCTTTTTCCTGACTGGTTTTTTTTTCTTCTTTTTGGGCACATGCTGTAAATAGAAGTGGAAAAACCATTGCAATGAGCAAAATAGTACGAATTATTAATTTATTGTTCATGGCTTAATTTTTTAATTTATTTTCTGAAGCTGTCTTGATAAAACTCTCACTGTCTATCATATAAGCCGCATTACTGGCGATATTCCAATTACTGATGTCTTGGTCTATTAGCACCATTCCATCACCATTATTTTTCGTTTTAACTTCTCTGGGAACAAACACGTCCTGCTCTTTTTTGAAAACGATGGATTTATTTCCTAAATTAAGAACGGCGCTTTGCGGAAGCCACCAGCCTTTACTGACAATAGGAATGGCTGCAGTTACTAATTTTCCGGTCTGAAATTTATTATCCTGCAAATAAATCCGTGCTATGGTAAAGTTGCTTCCCTCTTTAAAGACGGGTTGAATGAGTCCGATAGTACCAGTATACACGGTTTGCTTATCTGAGGGTTCATAAAACACCAACTTTTGTCCTTTTTTAATCTGGGATGATACCGATGGATCAAAAGCAAACTCAGCGATAAGGTTTTTGTTGGTATAAATTGTAAAAAGAGATTGTCCTGCACCAACATATTGTCCTTCTCTTAGCATAATAGCAGAGGAAGTAGGGGTAGATGCGCTGCTATTTGATGCTGCACTGCTACTTGAACCCATTGCGCCCATGCCATCATCTGACGGTGCGCTTTGAGGCGAAGCCGCAGGAGCTGCTGTAGAAGCATTTGCCGCTGCCGTGTTGTCTAAGATGTACCCGGTGGCATTACTGTAAACAGGAATGCGATAGGAGATTTTACCTGTTTTTAATACCTGTTGAATTTGCCCCTGCTGCATACCCAGGAGAGACAGTCTGTCTTTTGCTTTTTGAAGCATCGGATTGTTTGGGTCAGATTGATAAATAAACAACAACTCTCTTTGCGCGGCAGCCAGATCAGGGGAATAGATTTCCATGATCAACTGTCCTTTTTTTACGGGCTGGTAATTATAATTAATCAGCAGACGCTCAATCCTTCCGCTTACCCTGCTGGAAATGCTGGTCTGGTCACGGGTATCGTAGGTAATAATTCCCTGTACCTGCATGGAGAATATTTTAGTACTCTGGTCAGCTTTTATGACAGATATGTTTGAAACAACTTGTTCGTTAACTGGTTTTAAAAGGTGTTTCAGGCTGCTGTCTATAGCTGTTTCCGTTCCAGGAGTGTGTCTTGCAACCAATTCCATCCCGCATATTGGGCAGCTGCCGGGCTTATCCTGAATAACTTCGGGATGCATTGGACAAGTATATTCCTGATTTGTACTATGCTGATGTGCGGGCTTACTGTTATGCTCTGTTTTCTTGTTACAGGCTGTCAATACTAATATCGAAACGAATAACAATCCGACTAACTTAGCGATAGAGTTCTTTTTCATAATCGACAATCATTTGATATAGTTTTAATTTTTCATCTAATAAGTTATTCTGCAGCATATTTAAAGCTTCCCAGGAGTCAATTACTACAGGAATCTGCAGTTTGTTTTCCTGATAGTTCAGAAAGTTTACATCCAGCGATTTTTGCATTGAAGGGATTATTTTTGTTTCGAGTCCCTGGATTCTTTTTTGCATGGTCAGTATTTCATATTGCATACCATATAACATACCCTGGGTTTCCTGCAGCATGGCGGATTTCTCTTTCTCCATTGCCTGTACATTATATTGCATTGCTTTAACATCTGATTTATACATTTTTGATGACCATGGAGCAATAGGAATAGACATCATTGCCATTACCGAATAGGCTTTGGGCATCATTTTATCGAAAGAATTCATGTGGTCAAACTGGATTTTAAAAGAGGGATTTTTCTCCGCTTTCATCGCCTGAATACTGAGCTGCATCGATTCAATTCCCGCATCCATCTTTTTAATATCTCCCCGCACAGCAGCAAGACTTGTGGTGTCGTGCAAAGCAGGGTTGAAGACAGGAATAATACTTGTGTCGATTGAAAAATCAGCATTGCCAGGCTGGTTCATCAAGCTGTTGAGCCATGCTCTTGCTTTTGCGATTTCACCTTCCTGCATGCGGATCATATTTTTGTTCTCTTCAATCCTTGCGTCAATCTTGTATACATTACCCAATTGCGACTGATTGTAAGGATAGCGTACTTCCTCAATCTTTTTCATGGTCAACATTATCTTTTCGTTCTGATCCAAAACTTTCATTCGCTCTTCGGCTACCATCCAGCTGTAGTAGAGCTGTTTGGCCTGCGCTTTATAGTCGTTAAGGGTAACGGTCCGCGTAGCGTTCTCAATATTTCCTTGGGACTGGATAAATTTTTTCTTCTTGTTTAGCTTTCCTATATTGGGGATATCTTGTTCAACTCTGAACATTAAAGATCCTTTGTCGCGGTCATCCGTAACTTCCTGAAAAGGATAGGGTGTCATAAATGTCCCAACACCCACCATTGGTGCCATCCATGCCGTTGCGGCATCAGCACTATATTTGTACCCTTCAGCCTTTAGGCTATAGCTTTGCAGGAGCACGTTTTTTTTATCAATCCTGTGAAGGATTGTATCAAGAGACAAGACCTGTTGGGTCTGGCTCAATAGCTGTAATGGCAGTAAAAGCAATAGTACTGCCAGTATTTTAATGTTTGACATCATGTACTTCAAGTTTGCCATATTTTCGTAATTCATATTCTTTAGACATTAGGAAAATAAGCGGGGTTACTAATAAGATATGTACGGCAGAGGTAAATACGCCGCCAATCATAGGCAATACGATTGGTTTCATTACATCCATTCCGACACCATTGGACCAAAGGACAGGCACTAATCCAAATAATGAGACACAGACGGTCATTAGTTTTGGGCGTAATCTCTTTGCGGCGCCGTGTACCACATATTCTCTGAGATCGTCTTTAGTAATGGTTTCTCTTGAATTACCTTTGGCCTTGATAAGCTGCTCCATTGCATCATTGAGATAGATAACCATCACAATTCCGGTTTCCACGGCAATACCAAACAAGGCTATAAAACCTACAGCTACTGCCACTGATAGATTGACATCCCAGAAAAAAATTATATAGGCACCTCCAATCAAAGCAAAAGGCACTGTTATAAGACTTAAGAAGGCTTCTCTAAGGGAATTAAAGGCAAAATAGAGGGAGAAGAAAATAATAAGCAATACTATCGGTGCAATGATTTTAAGGGTCTTTTCTCCGCTGATCAGGTTCTCATATTGTCCGCTCCATTCTATAAAGTACCCTTCGGGAAGTATATTTTTGGCACTTTCTAATTTTTTCATAGCTTCCTGTACGGTTCCCCCCATATCACGATCACGTATGTTGAACATGACTGCCCCGCGAAGGAGTGCATTTTCTGAACTAATCATTGGAGGGCCATCTACGAATTTAATATCGGCAACAGAAGATAGGGGCACCTCTCCAAAGGTTGGAGACTGCAGGGGAATGCGTTTAATGCGTTCTACGCTATTTCTATAGTCCTGTGCCATACGAACGCTTATTGAAAATCGTCTTCGTCCTTCAACGGTATTGCCGATGGACGCTCCTCCTAAGGCAAATTCCACGGTTTGGTTTACGTCATCTACAGTGAGTCCATAACGGGCCAGTTCGGAACGATTGACATCAACATCCAGGTATTTGCCACCAGTAATAGGATCCACAAATAAGTCAGACACTCCAGGGGTTCCCTCTAAAGCCATTTTTACTCTTTCTGATACTCGCGCAATGGTATCGAGATTTTGACCGTAGACTTTAATACCCACGTCGGTACGAATTCCTGTAGCGAGCATATTGATACGGTTGATGATAGGCTGTGTCCAACCGTTTACCACACCCGGGATCTGCAGTTTGGTATCGAGTTCCTTAATAATGTCTTTTTTGTCTATTCCTTTACGCCATTCTGATTTTGGTTTTAGCATGATAATGGTCTCAATCATGCTCATTGGGGAATTATCGGTAGCTGTATTAGCCCGTCCGGCTTTGCCTAAAACACTTTCTACTTCGGGAACTGATTTTATTATTTTATCCTGTACCTGCAAGATGCGTTTGATTTCTCCATTGGATACATCAGGCAGGGTAACAGGCATAAATAAAATGCTCTGCTCATCCAGTGGGGGCATGAACTCTGTTCCCAGCCGCATCAATAATGGAATGGAAATCAATAACGCCAAAATATTAACCGTAAGGGTTGTTTTTCTCCATTTTAGGACCCAGCGTATGATAGGCTCATAACCTTTTTCCAAAAAACGATTTACGGGATGTGCATCAGTTGGACGGAATTTCCCTTTCATAAAAAAAGAGATCAGTACCGGAGCTAATGTAAGTACCAACAAGGCATCCACAATCAGTATGAAAGTTTTTGTATAAGCCAAGGGATGGAATAGCTTTCCTTCCTGTCCGGTAAGCATAAATACAGGCAGGAAAGAAGTAATTATAATTATGGTGGCAAAGAATACCCCGCGAGAAACCTGCTTGCTGCTTTTCTCAATTACTTTAAGCCTTTCCTCTTCGGATATCCACTGTGTTTTTTTGCGAAATATATTTTTAATTCTTTTCATCAGAGTTTGTTTCAGTTTTTTGTTCGGATTCCCATTGTGCATACCGTTGTGAGAGATGCTGGTAGGCATTTTCACTCATAATAATACCGTTGTCAACTATTACCCCAATGGCAAGTGCGATACCGGTAAGGGACATGATATTGGAGGATATTCCAAAGGCATTTAGAAGTATGAAACTCGCGGCAATTGTAATTGGGATCTGGATTATGATACTTAATGCGCTGCGCCAATGGAAAAGAAAAATAATAACGATAAGCGAAACCACAATCATCTCTTCAATTAAGGTGCGCTTAACCGAATCAATAGACTCTTTGATCAGATGCCCTCGGTCATATACAATATTGAATTTTACCCCTTTAGGAAGCCCTTTTGCGACTTCTTTCATCTTTTCTTTCACATTATCAATAACGGCATCGGCGTTTTCACCGTAACGCATCACGACGATGCCTCCAACAGCTTCGCCTGTACCATTATGATCAAAGATTCCCAATCGGGTTTCTCCGCTCATCTGGACTGTTCCTATATCGCTGACTTTTATAGGGATACCATTCTGGTTTTTCAGTGGAATATCCTCAATTTCTTTTATGGATTTCAGATAACCGGATGTCTTAATGATATAGCCAATATCACTCATGTCGAATTTTCTTCCGCCGCTTTCGTTATTATTGGCTCGTACGGCGCTTATAACCTCAGGGACAGACAGCTTATAATATAGCAGTTTGTTTGGATCAATGGTAACCTGGTATTCTTTTTGAAATCCTCCAAAAGAAGCAATTTCACTTACTCCGGGGACATTTTGCAAAGCAAATTTGACATACCAGTCCTGCAGTGCCCTTTGTTCGCCAAGGTCAATGCCGGGAGCGTCCAAAGTATACCAGAGTATATGGCCAACTCCGGTTCCATCGGGTCCCAATTGCGGTGCAACTCCTTTGGGCAGGGTGCTGCTAATTGTACTGAGCCTTTCCAGTACTCTTGATCTTGCCCAGTATACATCAACATCATCCTCAAAAATGACATAGATAAAACTCATTCCAAACATGGAAGCAGCCCTTACATATTTAATTTTAGGCAATCCCTGAAGGTTGGTAACCAAGGGATAGGTGATCTGGTCTTCAACGAGCTGTGGAGCACGTCCCATCCATTCTGTAAAAACGATTACCTGATTTTCAGATAGATCTGGAATAGCATCAATAGGATTTTTTTGAATAGAGATAATACCCCAAACAAATATTCCTGCTGATAATAGTAATATGATGAAACGGTTGCGCAGGGACCATTCTATTAATTTGTGTACCATAGATTTAATTTATTTTTGAAAGACTATCACTTACTTTTTCAATCCAATTGAGTAGCTGTTCTTTCTGAACAGTATTCAGTACTGCATCTTTATGGATCAGCGTATAGGAAGCCAAAGGCATTTGATTGGCTTTTATCTGCTTGGCAATTCGGTCTAATTTATTTTCCTGTTTTCGTTTCGAATAACTTCCCCATTGGCTGAAATTCAAATTTTCTTTTCCTTCCTTGATATGTCCTTCCATAAAGGTACGTGCCGGCTGGATGTAGGAGTACCATGGATATTGCGTGTTGCTGCTGTGACAATCGTAACAAGAAGTCTTAAGAATCGTTTGTATATTTTTGGGAATGGGATAGACTTTTGAAATGTGAATTGGTAAAACC encodes the following:
- a CDS encoding DUF3347 domain-containing protein: MKKLIKIGIPIASLFLLIACGNGENNKKEVQQNNKASVPILKDPAIRINDDILNAIYSHYAHLTVALAQDNVAEAKLAANAIEAGAREISSNSNLAASATAIVSAPDIDKQRAAYSNLSNEMVSLVKKAGMAEAELYLEYCPMAFDNKGAVWISSTKEVRNPYFGEKMLKCGEVKEIIK
- a CDS encoding efflux RND transporter periplasmic adaptor subunit, with translation MNNKLIIRTILLIAMVFPLLFTACAQKEEKKTSQEKAQTYTCPMHPQIVKDGPGSCPICGMDLVPFEKNNAQDFLTLGPSQQALANLTTITAGENEFSNSSHLNGRLVTDPEQTIYISSRVAGRIEELYVKETGVPVRKGQPLYKIYSEQLSALQQEYLLATAQAASFTEDKRFAQIKNAAKQKLLLYGQSEAQLNELLKKQKASPYVVYYAPYSGIVAELSITEGQYVAEGGSIMKLEDYTRLWVEADVYPADAGKVKIGQKVKVIVSGYEDQPQTMTVDFINPALQTSKQLIQLRGAIANPNKQWQAGQQAIVLLPSSEQKMKLTIPVDAVIRDGSGTHVWIEIEKGKYQPKMVAIGSETFDEVEITSGLKKGDIVVASGAYLLYSEFILKKGKNPMSGMKM
- a CDS encoding efflux RND transporter periplasmic adaptor subunit, translating into MKKNSIAKLVGLLFVSILVLTACNKKTEHNSKPAHQHSTNQEYTCPMHPEVIQDKPGSCPICGMELVARHTPGTETAIDSSLKHLLKPVNEQVVSNISVIKADQSTKIFSMQVQGIITYDTRDQTSISSRVSGRIERLLINYNYQPVKKGQLIMEIYSPDLAAAQRELLFIYQSDPNNPMLQKAKDRLSLLGMQQGQIQQVLKTGKISYRIPVYSNATGYILDNTAAANASTAAPAASPQSAPSDDGMGAMGSSSSAASNSSASTPTSSAIMLREGQYVGAGQSLFTIYTNKNLIAEFAFDPSVSSQIKKGQKLVFYEPSDKQTVYTGTIGLIQPVFKEGSNFTIARIYLQDNKFQTGKLVTAAIPIVSKGWWLPQSAVLNLGNKSIVFKKEQDVFVPREVKTKNNGDGMVLIDQDISNWNIASNAAYMIDSESFIKTASENKLKN
- a CDS encoding TolC family protein yields the protein MNYENMANLKYMMSNIKILAVLLLLLPLQLLSQTQQVLSLDTILHRIDKKNVLLQSYSLKAEGYKYSADAATAWMAPMVGVGTFMTPYPFQEVTDDRDKGSLMFRVEQDIPNIGKLNKKKKFIQSQGNIENATRTVTLNDYKAQAKQLYYSWMVAEERMKVLDQNEKIMLTMKKIEEVRYPYNQSQLGNVYKIDARIEENKNMIRMQEGEIAKARAWLNSLMNQPGNADFSIDTSIIPVFNPALHDTTSLAAVRGDIKKMDAGIESMQLSIQAMKAEKNPSFKIQFDHMNSFDKMMPKAYSVMAMMSIPIAPWSSKMYKSDVKAMQYNVQAMEKEKSAMLQETQGMLYGMQYEILTMQKRIQGLETKIIPSMQKSLDVNFLNYQENKLQIPVVIDSWEALNMLQNNLLDEKLKLYQMIVDYEKELYR
- a CDS encoding efflux RND transporter permease subunit; this encodes MKRIKNIFRKKTQWISEEERLKVIEKSSKQVSRGVFFATIIIITSFLPVFMLTGQEGKLFHPLAYTKTFILIVDALLVLTLAPVLISFFMKGKFRPTDAHPVNRFLEKGYEPIIRWVLKWRKTTLTVNILALLISIPLLMRLGTEFMPPLDEQSILFMPVTLPDVSNGEIKRILQVQDKIIKSVPEVESVLGKAGRANTATDNSPMSMIETIIMLKPKSEWRKGIDKKDIIKELDTKLQIPGVVNGWTQPIINRINMLATGIRTDVGIKVYGQNLDTIARVSERVKMALEGTPGVSDLFVDPITGGKYLDVDVNRSELARYGLTVDDVNQTVEFALGGASIGNTVEGRRRFSISVRMAQDYRNSVERIKRIPLQSPTFGEVPLSSVADIKFVDGPPMISSENALLRGAVMFNIRDRDMGGTVQEAMKKLESAKNILPEGYFIEWSGQYENLISGEKTLKIIAPIVLLIIFFSLYFAFNSLREAFLSLITVPFALIGGAYIIFFWDVNLSVAVAVGFIALFGIAVETGIVMVIYLNDAMEQLIKAKGNSRETITKDDLREYVVHGAAKRLRPKLMTVCVSLFGLVPVLWSNGVGMDVMKPIVLPMIGGVFTSAVHILLVTPLIFLMSKEYELRKYGKLEVHDVKH
- a CDS encoding efflux RND transporter permease subunit — protein: MVHKLIEWSLRNRFIILLLSAGIFVWGIISIQKNPIDAIPDLSENQVIVFTEWMGRAPQLVEDQITYPLVTNLQGLPKIKYVRAASMFGMSFIYVIFEDDVDVYWARSRVLERLSTISSTLPKGVAPQLGPDGTGVGHILWYTLDAPGIDLGEQRALQDWYVKFALQNVPGVSEIASFGGFQKEYQVTIDPNKLLYYKLSVPEVISAVRANNNESGGRKFDMSDIGYIIKTSGYLKSIKEIEDIPLKNQNGIPIKVSDIGTVQMSGETRLGIFDHNGTGEAVGGIVVMRYGENADAVIDNVKEKMKEVAKGLPKGVKFNIVYDRGHLIKESIDSVKRTLIEEMIVVSLIVIIFLFHWRSALSIIIQIPITIAASFILLNAFGISSNIMSLTGIALAIGVIVDNGIIMSENAYQHLSQRYAQWESEQKTETNSDEKN
- a CDS encoding heme-binding domain-containing protein, translated to MKRFIRKILFIGLIIFLLMQLYQPARNSDYGQVLPIHISKVYPIPKNIQTILKTSCYDCHSSNTQYPWYSYIQPARTFMEGHIKEGKENLNFSQWGSYSKRKQENKLDRIAKQIKANQMPLASYTLIHKDAVLNTVQKEQLLNWIEKVSDSLSKIN